In Mercurialis annua linkage group LG5, ddMerAnnu1.2, whole genome shotgun sequence, a single genomic region encodes these proteins:
- the LOC126681349 gene encoding uncharacterized protein LOC126681349 yields MSDSDFEETLSDFLSKKKTSKSPEKTMEKAGVSPLRRSSRSKEIIKSNAVVCVKEKKAIVKYKSVKKDVACKRKGDVVLHQRDIKRKRLGSDNLNKSDSMQKFDLLIDPKERFVGKVGNASSNSVIKNIKLKLNDDQLSILKNSRFGSFLWLDKDVLSLRLIHSILLREVHHANLSELWFNYGSQILRFSLYEFGLVSGLVCGSDESRFSGYFEDGDFFNKFFSDESKITRQVIEAKFLDAVWENDDEAVKFAKLYMVQCFILGNLGTTLIEDRFIHLLDSSDYDDFPWGKYSFELFVQSTKNKLSSKLKSSSQSTFYRLYGFPYAIQFWFYETLVSVPQYLCTLNDAAAYPRLMRWIPKDIKKMQNFDFKVFDDETEKVTVLSNIVATDDESGSLIVNGLYYQGHVAAQERNDACIAEVRIMEVARSACVNFVKELKAQIFDNDVDYSDLESDVRKRICASVDNFEVNQLSNIFKVNSGKVCGLL; encoded by the exons ATGAGTGAtagtgattttgaagaaacaTTATCTGATTTTTTGAGTAAAAAGAAGACTTCTAAGAGTCCTGAGAAAACAATGGAAAAGGCTGGTGTTTCTCCTCTTCGTAGGAGTTCGAGAAGTAAAGAAATTATTAAATCTAATGCTGTTGTCTGTGTAAAAGAGAAGAAAGCAATTGTGAAATATAAGTCTGTGAAGAAGGATGTTGCTTGTAAAAGAAAAGGAGATGTTGTTTTGCACCAAAGAGATATCAAGAGGAAAAGGCTTGGTAGTGATAACTTGAATAAAAGTGATTCTATGCag AAGTTTGATTTGTTAATTGATCCAAAGGAACGTTTTGTTGGGAAAGTTGGAAATGCAAGTTCCAATTCAGTgatcaaaaatataaagttgAAGCTTAATGATGATCAGTTATCTATTTTAAAGAACAGTAGGTTTGGTTCCTTTTTATGGCTGGACAAGGATGTACTTAGTCTTAGACTCATACATTCTATACTTTTAAGGGAGGTGCATCATGCCAATCTTTCTGAACTTTGGTTTAATTACGGATCTCAGATTCTGCGTTTCAGTTTGTATGAGTTTGGTCTCGTTAGCGGTCTTGTTTGTGGAAGTGACGAGTCAAGATTTTCTGGTTATTTTGAGGatggtgatttttttaataaattttttagtgATGAGAGCAAGATTACACGTCAGGTTATTGAAGCAAAATTTCTTGATGCTGTTTGGGAGAATGATGATGAGGCTGTAAAGTTTGCGAAGCTTTACATGGTGCAATGTTTTATTTTGGGTAATCTTGGGACTACTTTGATTGAAGATCGTTTCATTCACTTGCTGGATAGTTCTGATTATGATGATTTTCCATGGGGGAAATATTCGTTTGAATTATTTGTTCAGTCTACTAAGAACAAGCTCTCAAGTAAACTGAAGTCATCAAGTCAATCTACCTTCTATCGACTTTATGGATTTCCGTATGCCATCCAATTCTGGTTTTATGAAACATTAGTTTCTGTGCCTCAGTACCTGTGTACTTTGAACGATGCTGCTGCCTATCCTCGGTTAATGCGTTGGATACCGaaggatataaaaaaaatgcagaactttgattttaaagtttttgatGATGAAACTGAAAAG GTCACAGTCCTTTCAAATATTGTAGCAACTGACGATGAGTCTGGTAGTCTTATTGTTAATGGACTCTATTATCAAGGTCACGTTGCTGCGCAAGAAAGAAATGATGCTTGTATAGCTGAAGTTAGAATCATGGAAGTGGCAAGGTCTGCTTGCGTTAACTTTGTCAAGGAATTGAAAGCTCAGATTTTTGACAATGATGTTGATTATTCTGATTTGGAGAGTGACGTTCGAAAGCGCATTTGTGCTTCTGTTGAT